In the Candidatus Abyssobacteria bacterium SURF_5 genome, one interval contains:
- a CDS encoding cyclic nucleotide-binding domain-containing protein: MGVKKMKQEKKERSGLSSCRAETGLWPQDLRGCSFFSHFSEKETSHLLKIGTVHQCARGEFLVREKEHSRDLFIVLSGEMVVTKTLYAGDERKLGTIEPGEFFGEMAFLDGLPRSASVSCWKEGAVFKISREAFDRLSAKKPAIAYKVTNIIAAALTERLRRSNDVVEDFFSNPNKAILEFKTRLLKIQTMLQRL; the protein is encoded by the coding sequence ATGGGAGTCAAGAAGATGAAGCAGGAAAAGAAAGAGCGTTCCGGGTTATCGTCCTGCCGCGCCGAAACCGGCCTTTGGCCGCAAGACCTAAGGGGCTGCAGTTTTTTCAGCCATTTCTCCGAAAAAGAGACCAGCCATCTCCTGAAAATCGGCACGGTCCATCAATGTGCGCGCGGCGAATTCCTGGTGCGCGAGAAGGAGCATTCCCGGGACTTATTCATTGTCCTTTCGGGGGAAATGGTGGTCACAAAAACCTTGTACGCCGGAGACGAGAGGAAATTGGGGACGATTGAGCCGGGCGAATTTTTCGGGGAAATGGCTTTCCTCGATGGCCTCCCCCGTTCCGCCAGTGTCTCCTGTTGGAAAGAGGGGGCCGTATTCAAAATATCCAGAGAAGCGTTTGACCGGCTTTCCGCCAAGAAACCGGCGATCGCCTACAAAGTCACCAACATCATAGCCGCTGCCTTGACGGAGCGGCTTCGGCGATCGAATGATGTCGTTGAAGATTTTTTCTCCAATCCGAATAAAGCGATCCTCGAATTCAAGACCCGTCTCCTGAAGATTCAAACCATGCTGCAACGACTGTAG
- a CDS encoding ribulokinase has protein sequence MVLGVDVGTGSVRAGVFTLRGKMLGMGEHPIQIFRPAPNFAEQSSEDIWSGAGKAIRKCLKSAAAGAEQVIGISFDATCSLVALGEGGAPVTVSPTGNHEQNVIVWMDHRAIGQADRINATGHPVLKYVGGKLSPEQEPPKLLWIKENLPRSWAKTAKFLDLADFMTYKATGKDTRSLCTLVCKWTYLGHKGRFGDWDLSFFEKIDLADLFINSRVGEAVRSMGAVAGRLSPQAAKELGLSAGTAVGVGIIDAHAGGLGVLGSAYEAETDESAIERVLALIGGTSSCHMATTSRPVFVKGVWGPYYGAMVPGKWLLEGGQSATGALIDHIIADSAASRQLSERAKGEGKTSYEILNDIIQRLKKSQKKGPELTKDLHVLPYFHGNRSPHADPYARGAIDGLILEASLENLALRYYAAVQAIAYGTRHIIEALGRKGLSIRKIHACGGGTKNPLWLQEHADITGCSIALPSEPEAMLLGTALLAATAAGAFEQVTDAMAVMSRSGKHIDPDPAVKSFHDAKYGIFKKMYLQQLESREIMSEF, from the coding sequence AATGGGCGAGCACCCAATTCAGATTTTCCGACCGGCGCCGAATTTCGCCGAGCAGTCTTCTGAAGATATCTGGAGCGGCGCGGGGAAGGCGATTCGAAAATGTTTGAAGAGCGCTGCCGCCGGTGCGGAGCAAGTCATCGGCATCAGCTTTGACGCCACGTGCTCATTAGTGGCACTGGGAGAGGGCGGCGCTCCCGTAACCGTGTCGCCTACCGGCAACCACGAACAGAACGTCATCGTCTGGATGGATCATCGGGCAATCGGCCAGGCGGATCGCATCAACGCAACTGGGCATCCCGTTCTGAAGTATGTGGGCGGAAAACTTTCGCCGGAGCAGGAGCCCCCGAAACTCCTGTGGATCAAAGAAAACCTTCCCCGGAGTTGGGCGAAGACCGCCAAGTTTCTCGATCTGGCCGATTTCATGACATACAAGGCGACGGGCAAAGATACCAGGAGTCTTTGCACGCTCGTTTGCAAGTGGACTTATCTCGGACACAAAGGGAGATTCGGAGATTGGGACCTGTCGTTTTTCGAGAAAATCGATTTGGCGGACCTTTTCATAAATTCAAGGGTGGGCGAGGCTGTCAGATCGATGGGGGCGGTTGCGGGACGGCTGAGTCCGCAGGCTGCGAAGGAGCTAGGTCTTTCCGCCGGCACGGCGGTCGGAGTCGGAATCATTGACGCTCACGCAGGTGGGCTTGGCGTGCTGGGGTCGGCATATGAGGCTGAGACGGACGAAAGTGCGATTGAGCGCGTACTCGCGCTTATAGGAGGGACTTCATCCTGCCACATGGCGACGACCTCTCGACCCGTCTTTGTAAAAGGCGTCTGGGGTCCTTATTACGGCGCAATGGTGCCGGGAAAGTGGTTGCTTGAAGGCGGCCAGAGCGCCACAGGCGCCTTGATCGACCACATCATCGCCGACAGTGCCGCAAGCCGCCAGCTATCCGAGAGAGCCAAAGGCGAAGGCAAGACGTCGTACGAAATCCTCAACGATATCATACAGCGGCTGAAGAAGTCTCAGAAAAAGGGGCCGGAACTGACGAAAGACCTCCATGTGCTTCCCTACTTTCATGGGAACCGATCGCCCCACGCCGATCCGTACGCTCGCGGCGCCATCGACGGCCTGATCCTTGAGGCGTCACTCGAAAACCTGGCGCTGCGCTATTATGCTGCGGTACAGGCGATTGCCTACGGAACGCGGCACATCATCGAAGCGCTCGGCCGGAAAGGCCTGTCGATCCGAAAAATCCACGCTTGCGGCGGCGGAACAAAAAACCCTCTCTGGCTTCAGGAGCATGCAGATATCACCGGTTGCTCCATAGCACTACCCAGCGAACCCGAAGCCATGCTTTTAGGGACAGCCCTGCTGGCGGCGACCGCAGCGGGAGCATTCGAGCAGGTGACGGATGCGATGGCCGTGATGAGCCGCAGCGGGAAGCACATAGACCCCGATCCTGCCGTCAAATCGTTCCATGACGCCAAGTACGGCATATTCAAGAAAATGTACCTGCAACAATTGGAATCCCGCGAGATCATGTCCGAGTTCTAA